In the genome of Nymphaea colorata isolate Beijing-Zhang1983 chromosome 9, ASM883128v2, whole genome shotgun sequence, one region contains:
- the LOC116260482 gene encoding deSI-like protein At4g17486 isoform X1, translating into MKLTSKKGLNGILPLRLRGKSAARFCMFSKVQSSSVDSGNAPVYLNVYDLTPMNGYVYWAGLGIFHSGVEVHGVEYAFGAHDYPTSGVFEVEPRQCPGFKFRKSILVGTTCLDPAQVREFMERHSVNYHGDTYHLIVKNCNHFCKDVCYRLTGKSIPKWVNRLARIGSLCNFLLPEGLKVSAVRHDPDYQNCDVEKRRLRTAFSCLSSISIRQRHLSASSPFLNSPFSGSLPPWELRRSNNNSLKERQRALGSC; encoded by the exons ATGAAGCTCACATCGAAAAAGGGACTAAACGGTATATTGCCTCTTCGGCTGAGAGGAAAGTCGGCAGCTCGATTTTGCATGTTCTCCAAAGTACAATCATCGAGTGTGGACTCTGGAAATGCACCGGTTTATCTGAACGTGTATGATTTGACACCCATGAACGGCTATGTATACTGGGCAGGCCTTGGAATTTTTCATTCTGGAGTGGAAG TTCATGGAGTGGAGTATGCATTTGGGGCACATGATTATCCAACTAGTGGGGTTTTTGAAGTCGAACCTCGACAATGTCCAGGATTTAAGTTTAGGAAATCCATTTTGGTTGGCACGACATGTTTGGATCCAGCTCAAGTACGAGAATTTATGGAGCGTCACTCTGTAAATTACCATGGTGATACATATCATTTAATTGTCAAGAACTGCAATCACTTCTGCAAAGATGTCTGCTATAGGTTGACTGGGAAATCGATTCCAAAATGGGTGAATCGACTGGCCAGAATAG GGTCGCTATGCAACTTCCTGTTGCCTGAGGGTCTTAAGGTTTCGGCTGTACGGCATGATCCTGATTATCAAAATTGCGACGTTGAGAAGAGGAGACTAAGAACTGCATTCAGCTGCTTGTCATCAATTTCAATAAGACAGAGGCACTTGTCTGCATCATCTCCATTCCTAAATTCACCCTTCAGTGGGAGCCTGCCACCATGGGAATTGAGAAGGTCCAACAACAACTCTTTGAAGGAAAG GCAGCGGGCTCTAGGATCTTGCTGA
- the LOC116260482 gene encoding deSI-like protein At4g17486 isoform X2 — translation MKLTSKKGLNGILPLRLRGKSAARFCMFSKVQSSSVDSGNAPVYLNVYDLTPMNGYVYWAGLGIFHSGVEVHGVEYAFGAHDYPTSGVFEVEPRQCPGFKFRKSILVGTTCLDPAQVREFMERHSVNYHGDTYHLIVKNCNHFCKDVCYRLTGKSIPKWVNRLARIGSLCNFLLPEGLKVSAVRHDPDYQNCDVEKRRLRTAFSCLSSISIRQRHLSASSPFLNSPFSGSLPPWELRRSNNNSLKER, via the exons ATGAAGCTCACATCGAAAAAGGGACTAAACGGTATATTGCCTCTTCGGCTGAGAGGAAAGTCGGCAGCTCGATTTTGCATGTTCTCCAAAGTACAATCATCGAGTGTGGACTCTGGAAATGCACCGGTTTATCTGAACGTGTATGATTTGACACCCATGAACGGCTATGTATACTGGGCAGGCCTTGGAATTTTTCATTCTGGAGTGGAAG TTCATGGAGTGGAGTATGCATTTGGGGCACATGATTATCCAACTAGTGGGGTTTTTGAAGTCGAACCTCGACAATGTCCAGGATTTAAGTTTAGGAAATCCATTTTGGTTGGCACGACATGTTTGGATCCAGCTCAAGTACGAGAATTTATGGAGCGTCACTCTGTAAATTACCATGGTGATACATATCATTTAATTGTCAAGAACTGCAATCACTTCTGCAAAGATGTCTGCTATAGGTTGACTGGGAAATCGATTCCAAAATGGGTGAATCGACTGGCCAGAATAG GGTCGCTATGCAACTTCCTGTTGCCTGAGGGTCTTAAGGTTTCGGCTGTACGGCATGATCCTGATTATCAAAATTGCGACGTTGAGAAGAGGAGACTAAGAACTGCATTCAGCTGCTTGTCATCAATTTCAATAAGACAGAGGCACTTGTCTGCATCATCTCCATTCCTAAATTCACCCTTCAGTGGGAGCCTGCCACCATGGGAATTGAGAAGGTCCAACAACAACTCTTTGAAGGAAAGGTAA